In Dehalococcoidia bacterium, a single genomic region encodes these proteins:
- a CDS encoding UbiA family prenyltransferase — translation MSLGQRALAYILVLKPRETLLLALMGWTTALVAADLQPTPMRFLWTALAVLLGSAGANGLTNFLDRGVDARMRRTQRRVLPRGLLRPAEAGIWAAGLVAVSLGMAWVLHPLAFGAGALAVVCALVARKTWATHFLGIVSSCGPVWVAWFAMHPQMTPLLGLLTLLVALWVPVHVWTLMLAYREDYLRAGVNIFPLDKGRGLAPWLCFALSVALLGVVVVMALVGRFGPLFWVGAGLTGLLLAWACWRMARSPLPPLAIRPFRLSAYPFLGAVFLGMPLDRWLMG, via the coding sequence GTGTCCCTCGGCCAGCGGGCGCTCGCCTACATCCTTGTGCTCAAGCCCCGGGAGACCCTTCTCCTGGCTCTAATGGGGTGGACGACAGCCCTGGTGGCTGCCGACCTGCAGCCAACGCCGATGCGTTTCCTCTGGACGGCGCTGGCGGTGCTCCTGGGGAGCGCGGGGGCCAATGGGCTGACCAACTTCCTCGACAGGGGGGTGGACGCCCGCATGCGCCGCACCCAAAGGCGGGTGCTCCCGCGGGGCCTCCTACGCCCCGCCGAGGCAGGTATCTGGGCGGCGGGGCTGGTGGCCGTGTCCCTGGGGATGGCGTGGGTCTTGCACCCTCTCGCCTTCGGAGCGGGGGCGCTGGCGGTGGTGTGTGCCCTGGTGGCCCGCAAGACCTGGGCGACCCATTTCTTGGGTATCGTCTCCTCCTGCGGGCCGGTGTGGGTGGCCTGGTTCGCCATGCACCCCCAGATGACCCCCCTTCTGGGCCTCCTGACCCTGCTGGTGGCCCTGTGGGTGCCGGTGCATGTGTGGACGCTGATGCTGGCCTATCGGGAGGACTACCTGCGGGCGGGGGTGAACATCTTTCCTCTGGACAAGGGGCGGGGGCTTGCGCCCTGGCTGTGCTTTGCCCTGTCGGTGGCCCTGCTGGGGGTGGTGGTGGTGATGGCCCTTGTGGGGCGGTTTGGCCCTCTGTTCTGGGTGGGGGCGGGCCTCACCGGCCTGCTTCTGGCCTGGGCCTGCTGGCGGATGGCGCGCTCACCGCTACCGCCTTTGGCCATCCGCCCCTTCCGCCTGTCGGCCTATCCGTTTCTGGGGGCCGTGTTCCTGGGGATGCCGTTGGACCGCTGGCTGATGGGATAG